A region of Arabidopsis thaliana chromosome 5, partial sequence DNA encodes the following proteins:
- a CDS encoding hydroxyproline-rich glycoprotein family protein (hydroxyproline-rich glycoprotein family protein; FUNCTIONS IN: molecular_function unknown; INVOLVED IN: biological_process unknown; LOCATED IN: endomembrane system; Has 30201 Blast hits to 17322 proteins in 780 species: Archae - 12; Bacteria - 1396; Metazoa - 17338; Fungi - 3422; Plants - 5037; Viruses - 0; Other Eukaryotes - 2996 (source: NCBI BLink).): MMISNLLACKFSEVSSMHRLLVLCCITDCFSEPATRPHKSPPQTIQTPTPARSHSQSGSQQPPLIRRKQQQPLACQHQIPYLQEQPSQDPPETQFIPNHQNPNNHEEEDGEEDGDEFKEEDGEEVDEEEQNPNVDYQELLDRLLALPGRQHLMILSQEPIP, from the exons atgatgatttcaaacctATTAGCATGTAAATTCAgtgaagtaagttcaatgcacaggttgttagttctctgttgcataACCGATTGTTTCTCTGAA CCGGCGACACGACCCCATAAGTCACCACCCCAAACGATACAAACCCCGACTCCTGCTCGTTCTCACTCGCAATCTGGCTCTCAACAACCGCCTCTTATTCGTCGaaagcaacaacaacctcTTGCTTGTCAACATCAGATTCCTTATCTTCAAGAACAGCCTTCTCAGGATCCACCAGAGACACAGTTCATACCAAAccatcaaaaccctaataatcatgaagaggaagatgggGAAGAAGATGGGGACGAattcaaggaagaagatgggGAGGAAGtcgacgaagaagaacaaaaccctaatgtcGACTACCAAGAGCTGTTGGATCGCTTACTTGCCTTGCCAGGCCGACAACATCTTATGATTCTGTCTCAAGAGCCTATTCCATGA